CTTAAGGGGCATTGGATATGGGGAGAGAAAACTAAGGATTCCACATCAAGATTCTCCAAGATTCATGAAGTATATGCGAATAAAAGGTACATAGTGGGAATCGGAAGTGCTGTTATGATTCTTCCTCCCGATGGCAGATTTACATGTTTGGGTAGCATAGAGGAGTATAAAGTCTACACTGAGAGCCTCAGTGTTAGAGCTGACAGGCCATCATTCAAGATCAAAACTTCAAAAATTGAAGTTAAAAGAGGGGATATGAGTTCCAAACAGACAATGGATATTCAAGAAAAAGTTCTATGTACAATGTTTCCCTCAACAAAAACAATCCCAACAAAATCAAAGCCTATTGGTAAAGAAAGTTACTGGATGGTCAGTTACGGAGGAGGCAAGAAGGATCAGATTAGAGATGTAGCAGTGCTCCCAGACGATAATATCATTGCTGTAGGCACAACAGAGAGCTTTGGAATTGGGGGTAATGACGTCTGGGTTTTGAATCTTAATAAAAATGGTGATATAGTGTGGCAGAAAACATACGGTGGAAAAGGTGATGACAGTGGACATGCAGTTGCAGTTGCTCCAAACGGGGATATAATTGTTGCAGGCTCTACAGACAGCTTTGGAGCTGGAGATTATGATATTTGGATATTAAGATTAGACAAAAACGGAAACATACGCTGGGAAACAACCTATGGTGGGGAATATGGGGAAGGAGCCCTTGATATAGCTGTCATGCCCAATGGTGATATAATTGTTGTCGGATATACTGGAGGATTTGGAGCTGGGGGTTTTGATGCATGGATTCTCAGGCTTGATTCCGCTGGAAATATCAAATGGCAGAGATCGTACGGAGGGTCTGGGGAGGATCTTGCCCTTGCGGTGGACATCGTAAAGAGTGCTGATATCGTTGTTGCCGGCTATACCACCAGCTTTGGGACAGGGGGAGAAGACGGCTGGATTCTGTACCTTGATGGCAATGGCAACGTGAAGTGGGAGAAAACGCTCGGAAATGAAGGGGACGATGAGTTCTGGGGAGTATCTGTGGATGAAAATGAAGATATAATAACAGTGGGATTTCTTATGGGTGCAAATGGATATGAAAAAGCTTGGATAGTCAAGTTTGACGATAATGGGAATGTAAAATGGCAGAAAACCTATGAAGGTGAAGAATACGGAGACGTTGCACTTAATGTAGACACGAACAACGGTTACATAGCCGTTGGAGGAGCAACCCAAAACTTTGGAACAGAAGAGGCAGGGACTTGGATCCTGTATCTGGACAACGAGGGGAATATTATAAGCGAAACTGTTTGTGAAGAAGGAGAATCCTGGATCTGGAGCATTGCTTTGACTGATACATCCCTTGTAGCTGGCGGCTTTTTCACGTCAAAAGGAAGTGATGCAGCCGTTCTCAAAATGTCTCCTGATAAACCGCCGGAGTGCTCAATATGCTGGAAATCCACCGCCACTGTAAAAACTGCTATCACGCAAGTAAGAAGCTCGAAGGCACAAAGTGAGAACACAAGGGGTGAAATGGCGGGCTCAATGGCACAGGTAAAAGTTAGTAATGCGGAGATTAGCAGCCATTGTCCCGTAGAAAAGGAAAACGAAAAAGAAACAACAAAAACCGAAATTTGGAGTTCTGAGAGCACAACCATATACACTCACCCGTCTTCCGAATCTGAAGAAGAAAAAGGTGGGATATGCGGTACTGGAGCAATAATTGTCCTTTCACTGTTTGCAGCAGCATTAAGGAGGAGATAATACCTTTTTTATTTTTATCCCTTTGCAGAGATTGTATTGAGAAGTTGAAGAAGGTTTTTTATTCAGCAACGTTTGATTTCACAATATGAAAAGGCTATATTTAATCTTAATCGCAGGATTCTTCGCAATACTTAGTTCAACTATGAGCAAATCTCCCACTTTACCTCTCTATGCACAAAGTCTGGGGCTAACAAAAGGAGAAATTGGATTGGTGGCTTCAGCATCAACGGTAACAGGAATTTTCGTTAACTTTGCTTCAGGTTTTCTGAGCGATATGTATGGGAGAAGAAAGCTACTGAAAATTAGCGGATTTGTCTTTTTGAGCGCTCCCCTTCTGTATTTCTTAGCAAAGGATGTCCCAACCTTAGCTTTAGTTAGAGCATACTATGGAATCGCCACCGCTATTTTTGTCCCCGTTTCATTGGCATTGATAAGTGACCTGTTTCCAGAGAAAAGGGGAACATTTATGGGGCTTCTGAGTTCTTCAACTTTAGTTGGGAGGGCTTTGGCACCTCTCTTGGCCGGAACTCTTATTTATTTCGCGGACTTTTGGATTATTTTTCTTCTTTGCTCATTCTTCGGCTCCATTGTCTTTGCTTTAACCTTCACATTTCCAGAGACAGGAAAAGACCTGGAAAAATTTGAGTTTTCTTTCAGTTCTGACTTGCTCCTATTGGGAATTTTGGATGCTTCAGTTTACATGGCATATCAAGCTATCGAGACCTTTCTTCCTCTTTTCTACTTTCTTCAAGGTAAATCTTGGCTCTCTGGGCTAATCCTGACAGTGGAAGTTTCAATAATGGCAATTGTAAAGCCATATGCCGGCTATTTAGGCGACAAAATTGGAAGAATAAAGCCAATAATCTTTGGTATGGGATTGGTAAGCTCAGCAATGTTGATCTTTGCATTTTCAAGATCCTTACCTTTGGTAATCCTTGGGGCTGTGCTGTTCTCACTTGGCGCTTCAATAAGCGAAGCCTCAACAAAGCCTTTAGCAACAGAAATCTCAAAGTTCAAAGGTACAGCTTTGGGTTTTTTGGAGAGCATAAAAGATATTGGGCAAGCTTTAGGGCCGATAATAGTTGGATTCCTTGGATTTAAGCTTGGCTTTACTTTTGTGGGCATTTTTGGAGCCTCAGCTCTGGGAATTTTCATCTTAAAGTTTAAATCGATAAAAGCAGAAAAGCTACCATGAAGCTATCGTTTAAGCCTGTGTGGTTTGACTCCTTAGGAGCTAAAAGTTCATGTGTGTTTGTTAAGACATCCGATGTATCAATCCTAATTGACCCGGGAATTGCCATTATGCAGCCAAGCTTTCCCGCAAGTGAGGAGGAAAAGATTAGATGGCTGACTAAGGGAGAAAGAGAAATAATAAAAGCGAGTAAAAGAGCAGATGTTATTGTAGTTTCCCATTATCACTATGACCACTACTTCCCGGATAATATGGAGGTTTATGGAGGGAAGATACTCTTAGCGAAGAACCCAAACAGCTACATAAATGATTCTCAAAGGAAAAGAGCTGAGTATTTTTATTCAAATCTTTACAGTTACTTTGGAGGGATAACCCTCGAAAACGTTTTGGCAAAACCAGAGACAAAAGAATATCCCAACCCTATAAAAGAGCTCCCAATTGCATCTTCAAAGGACTTTGGAGAGTATAATAAAAGGAGGAAACAACTGCTCAAGAAAGGCTTTAAGTGGTTTAAAAATAGAGCCAAGAAATGGAACTCCACTCCAAGAATCCCGGAAATGGTATTTAAAGATCTAAAAGTTTTCTTCGCTGATGGAAAGGAGTTTCGCTTTGGAGATACAAAAATTGAATTTACAAGACCCCTTTTTCATGGAATTGAGTTTTCAAGAGTTGGATGGGTTTTTGCAACTGTGATTGAGCGTGGAGATGAAAAGCTAATCCATTCAAGCGATTTAAACGGCCCGATAATAGAGGACTATGCGGAATGGATAATTAAAGAAAACCCAAATGTTCTCATTTTAGATGGCCCTATGACATATATGCTTGGCTATTTATTAAACAAAACTAACCTAAAAAGGACAATAGATAACGCTGTTAAGATCGTGAAAGAAATTGACGCTGAAGTTATTATCTATGATCATCATCTACCAAGAGAGGTTCACTTCAAAGAGCATACAAAAGAGGTCTGGGAGACTGCGGAAAAGCTTAATAAAAATCTCCTAACTGCCGCAGAATTTTTAGGGAAGAAGCCAAAAGTAACAGAATGTAAAAAATAAAGGCTGAAAAATAAAGCTTTTTGTATCCCATTGAAGAAGATATTAAACTCTCAATTAAAACTACAACTAATACAACATAATAGCAATAATTAAAAACATCAACAAGAACACTAATCTTTGGGGCAAAGAGTGTGGGAAATGAAGGAGTGTCACCCCACATTAGGAGAAAGATATTGAAAAGAGATGGCTACAAGTGCCAGAATTGTGGTTACGATTATCTTGACGTCCACTATATGGATGGAAATATTGAAAATAAAAATTTAGAAAATTTGATTGTTCTGTGTAGACAATGCCACTACAAACTTCACCAAATAGAGAAATTAAGGAAGATTAAACCTGTTCTTGAGAATCTCCTTAATGAACTCTTTGAAAAACCAATTGAAATATTTATGGATGTTAACTTTGAAGAAGTCGTTGAGAGTTTTAAAAATAGAGTCCAGAGAGAAATTATTCGCGAATTTAAATTTTTTGTTAAAAGTAGAATTTTAGCTAAATTAGAGGAAAAGACGCTAAGAGAAATTGAAAAAGAGATAGAAAAAGAACGTACAAGCACTACTGGGTCCCTCCGCAAAATCATTCTTGAAAGATACAACTACAGATGTTCAGAGTGCGGATATGGGTATTTAGAGGTACACCATATAGACGGGGACAGGCTGAATAGTAATCCGGAAAATTTAATTACTTTATGTAGACGATGCCATCGTAAGACTCATTCGTCTATGTATTCTTGGACTAAAGTTGAGGATATGGACAAAGGTACTTCGAGATTTTATCGTGAGTTTTATAAATTGGCTCATAAAATAGCAAAAGATAAAGAAGATAGGTTTAAAATGACGATAAAGTTTAAGCAAGCAGGTAAAAGTATGAAAATCAACAGAGAACAATTTAAAAAGTTTTATGAAATTTTTGGACATGACATAGTAGAGGATATTCTCGTTCAATGGGAAAGGGAGATTAGGCGTTATTTAAATCAGCTTGAATGGGAGCAACAAAAAGAAATGTATAGGAACGTGTATTTCCTATTGGAACATGTCTTGCCCAGAAACTCATTTAGAGTATTCGTCAATCTTGCAAAGAGTGGAAAATTTGACAGAAAAACATTAAGAGAAGCAAAGAGAATACTAAAAGAATCACTTAAATAATTAAATAATTTTGCGCATTTTCCTTCCTCCATGGATATAACTTCTAAATGTGCTTAAGTTTTCCAAGAATATCTCCTTAGCTCTTTCATTAACAAACGGGTTTTTCTTCGGCTCTTTAACAACTCCTTCATACGCTGAGAGTAATCCTATTGGTGTAAGTTCCATTACTTTCTTGAAGTCTTCAAAGTCTCGCCTATATGGGTAGCAGAGCCAAACTACATCAAATACGCTTCCTTCTACCCTTTCTCCTCTGTACTTTATGTATGGATTCACAAGATACATCATAGCCTCGCCAATCGCTTCATATATGTTCGCCTTTTGTGCAAATCCCCTGTTGGAGCGATATCCCTTCACTTCTATCCCTACTATACGATTCTCTCCTTCATTCACTGCTATTATATCTGCATCTGGCGAAAAATGGATAAAGGGATCCCACCTATCTCCAGTTGGAGCATTTTGCTTCACATTCATAAAAACATAATCAAAATCTTTTGAAAGAGCGAAGATTAAAGTCTGTTTTATTTCCTTCTCTTTTTCTGTAGGTTTGATAATCGCTTTTGGCTTTGCTTTTTCCAGCACCTTTAATAGACTCCAACCTTCTCTCAATACTGCTTCTAAAAATTCAAAAATTTCATTTTCATACTTCAATGCTAACAAGACTGCATCATTTTCAACAACCGCGATTGTTCCTGCCACGTAAATATTCCCAGATCGGCTCTTAAATTTAGAGGAAATTGCATCACAATGTAAATCAAGACCCATTTGGATTAGCTTGTTGCAATTAAACAAAATCAAATGTGAATACGGTTTTAGGTGGTATTCGTATACATAAGCCTCAGACATTTTAGCTTCTTTAGAATACCACTCCAGAAACCAACGCCTTACTGGGATTTCTTCATATTCGATTTCATGTTTCCTTTTTATATCTCCTAGCAATTCGAGTATCTTATGATGAACCTTTTCATTATAATACGGGGCGTAATACCTTAGGTGCATTGTCTACCCCTCAATACAATATTTCAAAATAAATCACATAATTTTTATTGAGCAATGAAGAGACAGGAAAAATAAAAAAGCTCACTTTAAAATTATCCTCGCATCAACTACAACTGCTTCTTCGCCTTCGTTGTAGACGAAGACTGGGTTCAGATCCATTTCCTTTATGTAGTCTTTCAGATCGTCAACAAGCTTTGAGACTTTCAACATCATGTCAACCAATGCTTTCATGTCAGCTGGTGGCTCTCCTCTTGCACCAGCCAGGATTGGATAGCCTTTAATGCTCTTTATCATTGCCCAAGCATCCTTCTCCTCAATTGGAATAATCCTAAATGTAACATCCTTGAGGATTTCGACGAAAATGCCGCCAAGACCGAACATTATTGCATGTCCAAACTGCGGATCTTCAGTTACACCAATGATAACTTCTCTCCCAGGTTTAAGCATTGGTGCAACAAGAACACCCAAGATTTCTGCATCTGGGCGGTATTTTTTGGCATTTTCATGAATTTCCTCCCACTTCTTTTTCAGCTCTTCCTCATTTTTGATGTTCAGGGCAATGATTTTTGCGTCACTCTTATGAAGTATCTGTGGTGACATCAGCTTAAGAACAACGGGGTAGCCGATCTCTTTGGCATATTCGAAGGCTTCATCAAGGGTCTTTGCAAGCTTTTCATTTGGAACAGGCAGTTCATAAGCCTTCAAAACTTGCTTTGCCTCATATTCAACTAATGCTTTTCTGCCTTTGCTCAAAACATCTTCAATAACTTTCAAAGCTTCATCCTTCATAAAATCACTCCCCTTCAACCTTCTTCAAATATTTTGCATATTGCACAAGACCAGCCAAAGCCCTAACTCCCCTTTCAGGCGTTGGATATACCGGAACTCCCTTCTCCTCAAGCAGCTTTGCATAATACTCTGTCTTTTTACCGCCCATTGCAACTGCTACAATTGGTTTCTCGCTCTTCTTTGCATACTCTGATAGGATCTCAATTATCTCCATCTCATTTAAGAGCGGCACCTGGAAGAGTACTATTACCAGAATAGCATCAACATTCGGGTCATTTACAAAGCCTTCAATTGCAATCTTGTATCTTTGAGCGTCTGTGTCACCAACAACGTCAGTTGGGTTGCCAGCGACTGCATGTGGTGGGAAGTTCTCCTTAAGGAACTTGAGAGTCTCTTCGCTGAGCTGCGCCATCTTCAAGCCGAATTTGGCAACTGCGTCACTTGCCATGACTCCAGCTCCACCGCCATCAGTGATTATCCCAATCCTATCGCCTTTTGGAAGCTTGCACTTTGCAAATGCCTTAGCAACATCAAACATGTGCTCAAAGTCTTCAGCTCTGATTATTCCAGTCTGCTTGAATACCGCATCGTAAATAACATCTGCACCTGCCAATGAACCAGTGTGTGATGAGGCAGCCTTTGCTCCATACTCAGTTCTCCCACTCTTCAGTGCAATGACGGGTTTTACTTTTGTTATTCTCTTTGCAGCTTCGATGAACTTTCTACCGTCCTTAACTCCCTCAATATAGAAGGTAACAACTTTAATTTGGTCGTCATAAATGAAATAGTCCATTAAATCAGCATCGTCGACATCTATCTTATTCCCATAGCTGACCATTTTTCCAATTCCTATCCCAGCCAATGCAGCCCAGTCAAGCATTGCTGCTGCGAAGGCTCCGCTTTGAGAGACGAAAGCTATTGGGCCGCTCTTTGGCCTGTCCATCTTTTCTTCAGGTAAAAATACAGTATCTACACCTGTGTCTGGAACATAGACACCAACACAGTTTGGTCCAATAACTCTAATCCCGTTTGCCTTTGCTATTTCGTAGATTTCTCTCTCTAATCTCTTTCCTTCTTCACCAAGCTCTCCAAAGCCTCCCGTGATGATTATAACTGCTTTGATGCCCTTTTCCGCAATGTCCTTCATTGTGGCTGGAACAAATGGTGCAGGAATAGAGATGACAGCTAAGTCTGTGTCGTCAGGAAGTTCCTTAACGCTCTTATACACCTTATACCCCTCGATTTCATCAAGCTTTGGATTCACAGGATAAATGTTGCCCTTGAAAATTCCCTGCTCCTTATTCCTTTTAAAGTTCTCAAAAATAACATTCCCGACCTTTCCTTTTTTGTTCGTCGCTCCGATGATAGCGACTGCCTTTGGTTCAAAAAAAGGCTTTAATTCTTCAACGATTTTTGGCATTTCCATTTCTATCACCTTTAGTTAAAAACTTTCGTTGAATAAAGCTTTCTTTCGAAGCTTTTTCCAATTAACTTTCTTCCTTTCGCTGTATAAAAGTTTTATGTATGTCAAATAGAATCCTTGATGAATTAGAAACTACATTGATGATAGTAATTTGGAAGAAATGCCCAGAACTATTTTAGGTAACCTTTCAAAAATTCAAAGCTCTTTTTTAAATCATCCAAACTTCTAACCTCCAGACTCCAAGTAACATTTTTGGGCAATAACCTAAGCACATCGTCCCACGGAATTGTACCCTCCCCCAATGCCAAGTGAGAATCGTTTTTTCCATCATTGTCATGAAGGTGAACATGGATTATCTTATCTTTCAAGACTTCAATGAATTCAGCAAAATCATTACTCACTGTGTACAAATGCCCCACATCGAAAGTAACGTATAGATTTGTACCGTCAATTAACTCATGTATCCTCCCAGCGGTTTGACCGTCTAAAATTGGAAATTTTGGCATATTTTCAAGAGCCACCTTAATTCCAATTCTCTCAGACACCTTGTCAATTTCTTCCAAAGAGCGTTTATGGACTTTTTCATAGGCATTGGAGAATTTAAGGCTCAGAGGTGAATAGTGTCCCGGATGAAGAACAACCAGGAGGGAGCCCATTTCATGTGCAATTTCAAGAGTTTCAAAGATTATTTCAAGCGTTACTCTTCGAAGCTTTTCATTGAGTGCGGCAAGATTTAAATCGCTGAAGGGAGCGTGAATAATGTTTTTCATGCCATAGTTTTCTAAATATTCACGATGAAACCGGTAGTTGTACTTATCTAATACGTGATACCCCTCACTCATTATTTCAACGAAGTCTAAGGGAAATTCCCCAAGTTTGTATATAGCAACACCCAAACTTCTGTCAAACAGGACATATGTTGAGACACCCATCAATTTAACCACCTACAATGAGCTTTGCTATTAAAACAGCGTATATCGTGCCGAATATATCGCTGTTGTTTGAAATTAATGGAATCGCAACGTTGTCTGGATCTATATCCCTCTTAAAGAGGAGGTATGAAATAGTATAGGAGTAGAACATTATGAAAAGTGCCATAAGTGGATACGTAAGAGCAAGCTCTAAGGAAAAAGATACGTTGCTTCCAAGAATAAGTTTTGCAAGCATGATGCTGAAGATGTTTATTAAACTGCCTATTACAGGAGTGGTTGCAAACAGAGAGAGTATATCTAAAAACGGTTCCACAGAAAAAAACTTTTCAATTTCTCCAAGATGCAGCTTTGTTGAAGTTTTTGCTGCAATAACAGAACCATAGTTTCCAAAGCTGCTGAGCAGAGAAGGATAAGCAAATCCGAGAATTACAGAGGCTTGGATTAAGTAGCTAAATTTCTCCAGCGTAAATCCGGAGATTAGGGAAAAAAGAGCCAAAAGGGTTATTATCACAAAAAGCTCTTTGAACTCCAAAAGCTCCGTTCTTCTTACTTTGCTGATTTCAACAAGAAATAAAAGAAGGAGTATAAGACCAATATTCGAAGTCCAAAACACTGTTCTGGAATGTTCCAGGATGAGAATAAAAGCTATAAGAGATGGTATTGTCAACAGATCCCCCATCGAAGCAACTAAAGGGGCGGCAACACTGTCTGGGTCTGTTCCCTTTTTAAAAGAAAATATCGTCACAAACGCTGTAAAATATCCAAGTAATAGGGATACAAAAATCGTGGAGCTTATGACTATCAGCAAAATCTGAAAGGAATGATAGCGTATCCCCTTAATTACCCCAATCATCCAAAGGATTGTAACAGGAATGAGAGAAAGCATCATTGCAATCACAATGTTCCTTAAAACCCTTTTCTCTCTAATTTTTGGCTCTAAATCACCCAAATAAAGCATCGTTGAAAACCGAGATGCCATGGAACCGAAAACATTTCCTCTCAATCCCATCATTCCCGGAAGAATAACCAAAATGCCGGGATAGGCAGAGCGAATCTTATTAAAATACTTGCCCAGAAAAGTCCCTCCAAAAAACCCAATTATCAACGAGATTACCAATGAAGCCAATGTTGCTGTATATGCCTCTTTTAGTCTCTCTTTCAGATCCAAAAGGACTGCCATCGCTCTCACCCTCCATCTCTGACACCTCCTTCCTTCTCATCTTGAAATCAACAGTTAGGTATATAAAATTTCCCAGCTAAGTCTTTCTTATCTCTCCATCACTAATAAAACCCTTTGCATATGGGCAGAGTGCCTTCAAGGGACATTCATAGCATCTTGGACTTATCGGACGACAGATTGC
Above is a genomic segment from Thermococcus sp. SY098 containing:
- a CDS encoding MFS transporter, with the translated sequence MKRLYLILIAGFFAILSSTMSKSPTLPLYAQSLGLTKGEIGLVASASTVTGIFVNFASGFLSDMYGRRKLLKISGFVFLSAPLLYFLAKDVPTLALVRAYYGIATAIFVPVSLALISDLFPEKRGTFMGLLSSSTLVGRALAPLLAGTLIYFADFWIIFLLCSFFGSIVFALTFTFPETGKDLEKFEFSFSSDLLLLGILDASVYMAYQAIETFLPLFYFLQGKSWLSGLILTVEVSIMAIVKPYAGYLGDKIGRIKPIIFGMGLVSSAMLIFAFSRSLPLVILGAVLFSLGASISEASTKPLATEISKFKGTALGFLESIKDIGQALGPIIVGFLGFKLGFTFVGIFGASALGIFILKFKSIKAEKLP
- a CDS encoding MBL fold metallo-hydrolase, translated to MKLSFKPVWFDSLGAKSSCVFVKTSDVSILIDPGIAIMQPSFPASEEEKIRWLTKGEREIIKASKRADVIVVSHYHYDHYFPDNMEVYGGKILLAKNPNSYINDSQRKRAEYFYSNLYSYFGGITLENVLAKPETKEYPNPIKELPIASSKDFGEYNKRRKQLLKKGFKWFKNRAKKWNSTPRIPEMVFKDLKVFFADGKEFRFGDTKIEFTRPLFHGIEFSRVGWVFATVIERGDEKLIHSSDLNGPIIEDYAEWIIKENPNVLILDGPMTYMLGYLLNKTNLKRTIDNAVKIVKEIDAEVIIYDHHLPREVHFKEHTKEVWETAEKLNKNLLTAAEFLGKKPKVTECKK
- a CDS encoding HNH endonuclease signature motif containing protein encodes the protein MGNEGVSPHIRRKILKRDGYKCQNCGYDYLDVHYMDGNIENKNLENLIVLCRQCHYKLHQIEKLRKIKPVLENLLNELFEKPIEIFMDVNFEEVVESFKNRVQREIIREFKFFVKSRILAKLEEKTLREIEKEIEKERTSTTGSLRKIILERYNYRCSECGYGYLEVHHIDGDRLNSNPENLITLCRRCHRKTHSSMYSWTKVEDMDKGTSRFYREFYKLAHKIAKDKEDRFKMTIKFKQAGKSMKINREQFKKFYEIFGHDIVEDILVQWEREIRRYLNQLEWEQQKEMYRNVYFLLEHVLPRNSFRVFVNLAKSGKFDRKTLREAKRILKESLK
- a CDS encoding acetate--CoA ligase family protein, whose protein sequence is MKDEALKVIEDVLSKGRKALVEYEAKQVLKAYELPVPNEKLAKTLDEAFEYAKEIGYPVVLKLMSPQILHKSDAKIIALNIKNEEELKKKWEEIHENAKKYRPDAEILGVLVAPMLKPGREVIIGVTEDPQFGHAIMFGLGGIFVEILKDVTFRIIPIEEKDAWAMIKSIKGYPILAGARGEPPADMKALVDMMLKVSKLVDDLKDYIKEMDLNPVFVYNEGEEAVVVDARIILK
- a CDS encoding acetate--CoA ligase family protein, which produces MEMPKIVEELKPFFEPKAVAIIGATNKKGKVGNVIFENFKRNKEQGIFKGNIYPVNPKLDEIEGYKVYKSVKELPDDTDLAVISIPAPFVPATMKDIAEKGIKAVIIITGGFGELGEEGKRLEREIYEIAKANGIRVIGPNCVGVYVPDTGVDTVFLPEEKMDRPKSGPIAFVSQSGAFAAAMLDWAALAGIGIGKMVSYGNKIDVDDADLMDYFIYDDQIKVVTFYIEGVKDGRKFIEAAKRITKVKPVIALKSGRTEYGAKAASSHTGSLAGADVIYDAVFKQTGIIRAEDFEHMFDVAKAFAKCKLPKGDRIGIITDGGGAGVMASDAVAKFGLKMAQLSEETLKFLKENFPPHAVAGNPTDVVGDTDAQRYKIAIEGFVNDPNVDAILVIVLFQVPLLNEMEIIEILSEYAKKSEKPIVAVAMGGKKTEYYAKLLEEKGVPVYPTPERGVRALAGLVQYAKYLKKVEGE
- a CDS encoding sugar phosphate isomerase/epimerase, with protein sequence MGVSTYVLFDRSLGVAIYKLGEFPLDFVEIMSEGYHVLDKYNYRFHREYLENYGMKNIIHAPFSDLNLAALNEKLRRVTLEIIFETLEIAHEMGSLLVVLHPGHYSPLSLKFSNAYEKVHKRSLEEIDKVSERIGIKVALENMPKFPILDGQTAGRIHELIDGTNLYVTFDVGHLYTVSNDFAEFIEVLKDKIIHVHLHDNDGKNDSHLALGEGTIPWDDVLRLLPKNVTWSLEVRSLDDLKKSFEFLKGYLK
- a CDS encoding magnesium transporter, with the translated sequence MAVLLDLKERLKEAYTATLASLVISLIIGFFGGTFLGKYFNKIRSAYPGILVILPGMMGLRGNVFGSMASRFSTMLYLGDLEPKIREKRVLRNIVIAMMLSLIPVTILWMIGVIKGIRYHSFQILLIVISSTIFVSLLLGYFTAFVTIFSFKKGTDPDSVAAPLVASMGDLLTIPSLIAFILILEHSRTVFWTSNIGLILLLLFLVEISKVRRTELLEFKELFVIITLLALFSLISGFTLEKFSYLIQASVILGFAYPSLLSSFGNYGSVIAAKTSTKLHLGEIEKFFSVEPFLDILSLFATTPVIGSLINIFSIMLAKLILGSNVSFSLELALTYPLMALFIMFYSYTISYLLFKRDIDPDNVAIPLISNNSDIFGTIYAVLIAKLIVGG